One window from the genome of Salisaeta longa DSM 21114 encodes:
- a CDS encoding class I fructose-bisphosphate aldolase, translated as MAEATTSHIADLLGDEAASLLDHTCDKISKDQLHLPGPDFVDRVWIDSDRNPRVLRNLQQMFNTGRLAGTGYLSILPVDQGIEHSGGASFAPNPIYFDPENIIELAIEGGCNAVATTYGVLGSVARKYAHKIPFILKFNHNELLSYPNTYDQTLYASVEDAFDMGCAGVGATIYFGSDNSTRQIQEVTQAFARAHELGMFTILWCYVRNSAFTIDGKNYEASADLTGQANHIGVTIEADIIKQKQPTLNGGYKALNMGDSSYGKLDERIYTKLSGDHPIDMTRYQVANCYMGRAGLINSGGGSGKNDLQQVVRTAVINKRAGGMGLISGRKAFQKPMEDGVEILNAIQDVYRNEDITVA; from the coding sequence ATGGCTGAAGCAACGACGTCCCACATCGCCGACCTTTTGGGCGACGAAGCCGCCTCGCTCCTCGATCATACCTGCGACAAGATCAGCAAAGACCAGTTGCATCTGCCGGGTCCGGACTTTGTGGACCGCGTGTGGATCGACTCCGACCGCAACCCGCGTGTGCTGCGCAACCTCCAGCAGATGTTCAACACCGGCCGCTTGGCCGGAACGGGCTACCTCTCCATTTTGCCCGTCGACCAGGGCATCGAGCACTCCGGCGGCGCGTCGTTTGCCCCGAACCCGATCTATTTTGATCCGGAGAACATCATTGAGCTGGCCATTGAAGGCGGGTGCAACGCGGTGGCTACCACCTACGGCGTACTGGGCAGCGTGGCCCGCAAGTACGCCCACAAGATTCCGTTCATCCTGAAGTTCAATCACAACGAGCTGCTGTCGTACCCCAACACGTACGACCAGACGCTCTACGCATCGGTTGAGGACGCCTTCGACATGGGCTGTGCCGGCGTGGGCGCCACCATCTACTTTGGCTCGGACAACTCGACGCGCCAGATTCAGGAGGTGACGCAGGCCTTTGCGCGGGCCCACGAGTTGGGCATGTTCACCATTTTGTGGTGCTACGTGCGCAATTCGGCCTTCACAATTGACGGCAAAAACTACGAAGCCTCGGCCGACCTCACCGGGCAGGCCAACCACATCGGCGTAACCATTGAGGCGGACATCATCAAGCAGAAGCAGCCCACCCTGAACGGCGGCTACAAGGCGCTTAACATGGGCGATTCGAGCTACGGGAAGCTTGATGAGCGCATCTACACGAAGCTCTCGGGCGATCACCCGATCGACATGACGCGCTATCAGGTGGCCAACTGCTACATGGGGCGCGCCGGGCTCATTAACTCGGGCGGCGGCTCGGGCAAAAATGACCTGCAGCAGGTGGTGCGCACCGCTGTGATTAACAAGCGGGCCGGCGGGATGGGCCTCATCTCCGGCCGCAAAGCCTTCCAGAAGCCCATGGAGGACGGCGTTGAGATCTTGAACGCCATTCAGGATGTGTACCGCAACGAGGACATCACCGTCGCCTAA
- the dusB gene encoding tRNA dihydrouridine synthase DusB: protein MRIGPLEFSDRPLFLAPMEDVSDPPFRILCKRYGADMLYTEFVSSAGLLRDVDDAHQKLDIYEAERPIGIQVWGGALDEVRRATPLVDAAGPDVIDINFGCPVRKIVRKDGGAGILRDLDKMEAITAAVLEHSNRPVTVKTRLGWDDDSIRIVEVARRLERLGIAALAVHARTREQQYTGDARWPWLRRIKTDGVTNIPLIGNGDALDPERIDAMFNETGVDAVMIGRGAIGNPWIFQQAKTYMETGEVPPPPGWEERVQVVAEHLSMKCEWLGERTGVLEMRKNYSGYFKGFRNASKLRHRLMQQDTKDEVLEVLLNFRPDAPDIQLPSASLPSETAAPKTKKAELPAPA from the coding sequence ATGCGCATTGGCCCCCTCGAATTTTCCGACCGCCCCTTGTTTCTCGCGCCCATGGAGGACGTGAGCGACCCGCCGTTTCGCATCCTGTGCAAGCGGTACGGCGCAGACATGCTCTACACCGAGTTTGTCTCGTCGGCCGGGCTCCTGCGGGACGTAGACGATGCGCACCAGAAGCTCGACATCTACGAGGCGGAGCGTCCCATCGGCATTCAGGTGTGGGGCGGCGCGCTCGACGAGGTGCGCCGGGCAACCCCACTCGTGGATGCCGCGGGCCCCGATGTGATCGACATCAACTTCGGCTGTCCGGTGCGTAAAATCGTGCGCAAGGACGGCGGCGCGGGCATCCTCCGCGACCTCGACAAGATGGAAGCCATCACGGCCGCCGTGCTCGAGCACTCGAACCGTCCGGTCACCGTCAAAACGCGTCTGGGCTGGGACGACGACTCTATTCGCATTGTGGAGGTTGCCCGGCGGCTGGAGCGCCTGGGCATTGCGGCGCTAGCCGTGCATGCCCGCACGCGCGAGCAGCAGTACACCGGGGATGCGCGCTGGCCGTGGCTGCGGCGTATTAAGACGGACGGCGTAACCAACATCCCGCTCATTGGCAACGGCGACGCGCTCGACCCCGAGCGGATTGATGCCATGTTCAACGAGACGGGCGTCGATGCCGTGATGATTGGCCGCGGCGCGATCGGCAACCCCTGGATTTTTCAGCAGGCAAAAACGTATATGGAAACGGGCGAGGTCCCCCCGCCGCCCGGCTGGGAAGAGCGCGTGCAGGTGGTGGCCGAGCACTTGTCGATGAAGTGCGAGTGGCTGGGCGAGCGGACCGGCGTGCTGGAGATGCGAAAAAACTACAGCGGCTACTTCAAAGGCTTTCGTAACGCCAGCAAGCTGCGGCACCGGCTCATGCAGCAAGACACCAAAGACGAGGTGCTGGAGGTGCTCCTCAACTTTCGCCCCGACGCCCCGGACATTCAACTTCCCAGCGCTTCCCTTCCTTCCGAGACGGCCGCGCCCAAAACGAAAAAGGCGGAGCTCCCGGCACCCGCGTGA
- a CDS encoding amylo-alpha-1,6-glucosidase, whose amino-acid sequence MRRLVAAWCVLLLMPAALPAQPAQWIEPFARDSTRLVLSRPAQKGAFLDVVGRRAALLGYENESFEVWTYPLKLVHDWRLKFSIAGYPLAYDGRDLMTRITVRPEATTITYTHAAFTVRQVVFAPIDAPGVVMLLDVESVRPVTVHGVFRPDLRLMWPAGMPQDNIAFDAARDRYQLTVPGHPYAGVIAAPGARDVSLMPYQEEPRNVPAEFVIETTPATTRNRWLPIVFAGSMDSLAAAHATADRLLQNAASLYQQNVAHYRAVLRESVQLDTPDDRLDRAMDWALIGMDKGFATNPQLGTGLVAGFRTAGASDRPGFAWFFGRDALWTAFALTAAGDTEGTRTALNFLQTYQRADGKIPHEVSQSAALVDWFADFPYPWASADATPLFIIAHADLYQTTGDRAFLQKHWEALRKAYRFSKRTDTDGDHLIENTNVGHAWIEGGLLYPSHEELYLQGLWAEAARSMATLATVMDAPALAREARAVHAQVVAAMEATYWLPRRGHYALGTRRPAPGNERYTASSVLPAVPLWWGLLDSARAASQIDHLGSGALATDWGHRIVAQTSDVYDPLSYHNGSVWPLFTGWAAMGAYRYTRPHVGYQALMSTALLTTQDALGYITELLSGDFNTAFGRTSHHQIWSEAMIVTPALRGLLGLRVRDGGRTLHVAPQLPANWDHLQARNVPAGNERYTLTLLRTDSTYRLTLAPQSPAAALPDVVFAPALPGDATVRGARVNGAAVDVRTHAAGDRMRAVVRASSAADTLTLTLQRTRGTDALLPVHAPAQGAMNRGLRVLRAAATTGTLRLVLEGRAGRTYRVPIRSPHRLTAPPGTSIVERRGDITVLSVPFPPADTRYVRQTLRVRW is encoded by the coding sequence ATGCGACGCCTCGTTGCCGCCTGGTGTGTTCTCCTCCTGATGCCCGCCGCCCTACCCGCGCAGCCCGCGCAATGGATCGAACCGTTTGCGCGCGACTCCACGCGCCTCGTCCTCTCGCGGCCCGCGCAAAAAGGCGCCTTCCTGGATGTGGTGGGACGCCGCGCAGCACTGCTCGGCTACGAAAACGAATCGTTTGAGGTGTGGACCTATCCGCTGAAGCTGGTGCACGACTGGCGGCTGAAGTTCTCCATTGCGGGCTACCCGCTGGCCTACGACGGGCGCGACCTCATGACCCGCATCACGGTGCGGCCGGAGGCGACAACCATCACCTACACCCACGCGGCGTTCACCGTGCGGCAAGTTGTGTTTGCCCCGATTGACGCGCCCGGCGTGGTGATGCTCCTGGATGTGGAAAGCGTGCGGCCGGTGACGGTACACGGCGTCTTTCGGCCCGACCTGCGCCTGATGTGGCCCGCGGGCATGCCGCAAGACAACATCGCGTTTGACGCGGCCCGCGATCGCTACCAGCTGACGGTGCCCGGCCATCCCTACGCCGGGGTCATCGCGGCCCCCGGGGCGCGCGACGTCTCGCTGATGCCGTACCAGGAGGAGCCGCGCAACGTGCCCGCCGAGTTTGTCATCGAGACGACGCCCGCTACGACCCGTAACCGGTGGCTGCCCATCGTCTTTGCCGGCAGCATGGACAGCCTCGCCGCTGCCCACGCCACCGCCGACCGGCTTCTGCAAAACGCTGCCTCGCTCTATCAGCAGAATGTCGCGCACTACCGCGCGGTGTTGCGCGAATCGGTGCAGCTCGACACGCCCGACGACCGCCTTGACCGGGCCATGGACTGGGCCCTGATTGGAATGGACAAGGGCTTTGCCACCAATCCGCAGCTGGGCACCGGGCTCGTGGCGGGCTTCCGCACGGCGGGCGCGAGCGACCGCCCCGGCTTTGCCTGGTTCTTTGGCCGCGATGCGCTCTGGACCGCCTTCGCCCTGACGGCCGCGGGCGACACGGAAGGGACCCGCACGGCGCTCAACTTCCTCCAGACCTATCAGCGTGCCGACGGCAAAATTCCCCACGAGGTGTCGCAGAGCGCTGCTCTTGTGGACTGGTTTGCCGACTTTCCGTACCCCTGGGCCAGCGCCGATGCGACGCCGTTGTTCATCATTGCGCACGCCGATCTCTACCAGACCACCGGCGACCGCGCCTTCCTCCAAAAGCACTGGGAGGCCCTCCGGAAGGCCTACCGCTTCTCGAAACGCACCGATACCGACGGCGATCATCTCATCGAGAACACGAACGTGGGCCACGCCTGGATTGAGGGGGGCCTGCTGTACCCGTCGCACGAAGAGCTCTACCTGCAAGGGTTGTGGGCCGAGGCCGCCCGCAGCATGGCCACGCTCGCTACCGTCATGGACGCTCCGGCGTTGGCCCGCGAGGCCCGCGCGGTGCACGCGCAGGTTGTGGCGGCGATGGAGGCCACCTACTGGCTCCCCCGACGCGGCCACTACGCCCTGGGCACCCGGCGGCCCGCCCCCGGCAACGAGCGCTACACCGCAAGCAGCGTGCTTCCGGCCGTGCCGCTGTGGTGGGGCCTGCTCGACAGCGCCCGTGCGGCCTCGCAAATTGACCACCTGGGCAGTGGCGCCCTGGCTACCGACTGGGGGCACCGCATTGTGGCACAGACGAGCGACGTGTACGATCCGTTGTCGTATCACAACGGATCGGTGTGGCCCCTCTTTACCGGATGGGCCGCGATGGGCGCCTATCGGTACACGCGGCCGCACGTGGGGTACCAGGCCCTGATGAGCACGGCCCTGCTCACCACGCAAGATGCCCTGGGCTACATCACCGAACTGCTGTCGGGCGACTTCAACACCGCCTTTGGACGCACCTCGCACCACCAGATCTGGTCGGAAGCGATGATTGTGACGCCGGCGTTGCGCGGGCTCCTGGGCCTGCGCGTGCGGGATGGCGGACGCACGCTGCACGTTGCGCCGCAGCTACCGGCCAACTGGGACCACCTGCAGGCACGCAATGTGCCGGCCGGCAACGAGCGCTACACGCTGACGCTGCTTCGCACCGACAGCACCTATCGCCTCACGCTCGCGCCGCAATCCCCGGCAGCGGCCCTTCCGGACGTTGTCTTTGCCCCGGCGCTGCCCGGCGACGCGACGGTCCGTGGCGCGCGCGTGAACGGGGCGGCGGTGGACGTTCGGACGCACGCGGCCGGCGATCGCATGCGGGCGGTCGTTCGGGCATCGAGCGCCGCCGATACGCTGACCCTCACGCTGCAACGCACGCGCGGTACCGATGCGCTGTTGCCCGTGCACGCGCCGGCCCAGGGGGCGATGAATCGCGGGCTGCGGGTGCTGCGCGCTGCCGCCACCACGGGTACGCTGCGCCTCGTGCTGGAGGGCCGCGCCGGGCGCACCTACCGCGTGCCCATCCGCTCGCCCCACCGCCTCACGGCGCCCCCGGGCACATCCATTGTAGAACGCCGCGGCGACATCACCGTGCTGTCTGTGCCTTTTCCGCCCGCCGACACGCGCTACGTGCGGCAGACCCTTCGCGTGCGGTGGTAG
- a CDS encoding acyl-CoA carboxylase subunit beta yields MSDVDATSLGAAADHESASYQEHAARYEALLQTMNERAAAVRAGGGQRRIDRQHERGKLTARERIEYVLDDPDDFKELGLFAGYEMYEEEGGCPAGGTVMGLGTISGRLTLVVANDATVKAGAWFPITAKKNLRAQEIALENHVPIVYLVDSAGVYLPMQDEIFPDKEHFGRIFRNNARLSSRGIPQIAAIMGSCVAGGAYLPIMSDEAIIVNGTGSVFLAGPFLVKAAIGEEVDEDELGGAVTHSEISGVTDYTAATDEEALDIVRNLMDHMGPVERFGFTRATPQEPAFAADELYGLFPSAGTPQYDARDILARIVDAESWTEYKAGYGQTLVTGYARIDGWNVGVVANQRNIVRKNVGHEKRGEIQVGGVIYGDAADKAARFIMNCNQKHIPLVFFQDVTGFMVGKRAEHSGIIKDGAKMVNAVANSTVPKFTVVMGNSYGAGNYAMCGRAYDPRLMLAWPTAKIAVMGGTQAAKVLKQIQVRALQKKGKELSEEDEQELLSTIEDRYEEQTTAYYAAARLWTDALIDPTATREWLSLGIEMADHNPTMEPFNPGVIQT; encoded by the coding sequence ATGTCTGATGTTGACGCTACATCCCTTGGCGCCGCTGCCGATCATGAAAGCGCTTCCTACCAGGAGCACGCGGCCCGCTACGAAGCCCTGCTGCAAACCATGAACGAACGCGCCGCCGCCGTGCGCGCCGGCGGGGGCCAGCGGCGCATTGACCGCCAGCACGAGCGCGGCAAGCTCACGGCCCGCGAGCGCATCGAATACGTGCTCGACGATCCGGACGACTTCAAGGAGCTTGGGCTCTTTGCGGGCTACGAGATGTACGAGGAGGAAGGCGGCTGCCCGGCCGGCGGCACCGTGATGGGCCTCGGCACCATCAGCGGACGCCTCACCCTGGTGGTGGCCAACGATGCCACCGTAAAGGCCGGCGCGTGGTTTCCCATTACCGCCAAGAAGAACCTGCGGGCCCAGGAAATTGCCCTGGAGAACCACGTGCCCATCGTGTACCTCGTCGACTCGGCCGGGGTCTACCTGCCCATGCAGGACGAAATCTTTCCCGACAAAGAGCACTTTGGGCGCATCTTTCGCAACAACGCCCGTCTCTCCAGCCGCGGCATCCCGCAGATTGCCGCCATCATGGGCAGTTGCGTAGCGGGCGGCGCCTACCTGCCGATTATGTCGGACGAGGCCATCATCGTCAATGGCACCGGCTCGGTCTTTTTGGCCGGACCGTTTTTGGTAAAGGCGGCCATCGGCGAGGAAGTGGACGAGGACGAGCTGGGCGGTGCGGTAACGCACTCTGAAATCTCGGGCGTGACCGACTACACCGCCGCGACGGACGAAGAGGCGCTCGACATTGTGCGCAACCTGATGGACCACATGGGGCCGGTGGAGCGCTTCGGCTTTACGCGCGCGACGCCCCAAGAACCAGCGTTTGCCGCTGATGAGCTGTACGGCCTCTTCCCCAGCGCAGGCACGCCGCAGTACGACGCCCGCGACATCCTGGCGCGCATCGTAGATGCCGAGTCGTGGACGGAATACAAGGCGGGCTACGGGCAAACGCTCGTTACCGGCTACGCCCGCATCGACGGCTGGAACGTGGGTGTTGTGGCCAACCAGCGCAACATCGTCCGTAAAAATGTGGGCCACGAGAAGCGCGGCGAAATCCAAGTGGGCGGCGTGATCTATGGCGACGCAGCAGACAAGGCCGCACGCTTCATCATGAATTGCAATCAGAAGCACATCCCGCTGGTGTTCTTCCAGGACGTCACCGGCTTCATGGTGGGCAAGCGCGCCGAGCACAGCGGCATCATCAAGGACGGCGCCAAGATGGTGAACGCGGTCGCCAACAGCACCGTGCCCAAGTTTACGGTGGTCATGGGCAACTCGTACGGCGCCGGCAACTACGCCATGTGCGGGCGGGCATACGACCCGCGCTTGATGCTCGCCTGGCCAACGGCCAAGATCGCCGTGATGGGCGGCACACAAGCGGCGAAGGTGCTCAAGCAGATCCAGGTGCGCGCCCTGCAGAAGAAAGGCAAGGAGCTCTCGGAAGAAGACGAGCAGGAGCTTCTCTCAACCATCGAGGACCGCTACGAAGAGCAAACGACCGCCTACTACGCCGCGGCCCGCCTCTGGACCGACGCCCTCATCGATCCCACCGCCACGCGCGAGTGGCTGTCGTTAGGCATCGAGATGGCCGATCACAACCCAACCATGGAGCCGTTCAATCCGGGCGTCATCCAAACCTGA
- a CDS encoding glycine betaine ABC transporter substrate-binding protein, translated as MQPVRWLLQRARFSLPRPPEVSRWSLIGGLALLLAIGPAPTSAQPADSTRVVVGSKKFTENVILGWMATHLIEATTSLPARHEAELGGSRFLWEALLRGGLDVYPAYTGTLTQEILPGTAPTRAALRDTLAHYNLRMTAPLGFNNTYALGMRAAQARRLGIESIADLRAHPDLTFAFTNEFMKRSDGWPALKRAYELPQSAQGVDHALAYRGLRSGAIDVTDVYTTDAELAAHDLRVLADTRNFFPAYQAVYVYRADLPAAAAQALQRLAGRIDAATMQRLNRRAKIDGQRETVVAARFLNRTFSSLRVTPPPAASWVDRVWQRTREHVGLVGVSLAVAVVLGIPLGIVAARVRWVGPGVLLLVGVTYTIPSLALLALMVPLIGLGYAPAVLALTLYSLLPIVWNTFTGLRGIEPSLQESAAVLGLSPTAKLLRVDLPLAARSIGAGIKIAAVINIGTATLGALIGAGGYGQPILTGIRRADVGLILEGTVPAAVLTVAVLAVLEGVQRGLLPRSLRTSE; from the coding sequence ATGCAACCCGTCCGCTGGCTTCTTCAACGTGCTCGTTTTAGCCTCCCCCGGCCTCCCGAAGTATCTCGGTGGAGCCTGATCGGGGGGCTGGCGCTTCTGCTGGCGATTGGCCCGGCGCCCACATCTGCTCAACCGGCCGACAGCACGCGCGTGGTGGTGGGCTCGAAGAAGTTCACCGAGAACGTCATCCTGGGCTGGATGGCTACGCACCTCATCGAAGCGACCACGTCGCTACCGGCGCGCCACGAAGCGGAACTGGGCGGCTCGCGCTTTCTGTGGGAGGCCCTGCTGCGCGGCGGGCTCGATGTGTATCCGGCGTACACGGGCACGCTTACGCAAGAAATTTTGCCGGGCACTGCCCCTACGCGGGCCGCGCTCCGCGATACGCTCGCGCACTACAACCTGCGCATGACCGCGCCGCTCGGCTTCAACAACACCTACGCCCTCGGCATGCGCGCCGCGCAGGCCCGGCGCCTGGGCATCGAGTCCATTGCCGACCTGCGGGCGCATCCGGACCTCACGTTTGCGTTCACCAACGAGTTTATGAAGCGCAGCGATGGCTGGCCGGCGCTGAAGCGGGCCTACGAGCTGCCGCAGTCGGCGCAGGGCGTCGACCACGCGCTGGCCTATCGCGGGCTGCGCAGCGGGGCGATCGACGTCACCGATGTGTACACCACCGATGCCGAACTGGCGGCCCACGATCTGCGCGTGCTTGCGGACACCCGCAACTTTTTTCCGGCATACCAGGCCGTCTACGTCTACCGGGCCGATCTGCCGGCTGCGGCGGCACAGGCCCTTCAGCGGCTGGCCGGCCGCATCGATGCGGCCACCATGCAGCGGCTCAACCGGCGCGCCAAAATTGACGGGCAGCGGGAGACCGTCGTCGCGGCGCGCTTCCTCAATCGTACCTTCTCGTCGCTGCGCGTAACGCCGCCACCGGCCGCGTCGTGGGTCGATCGCGTGTGGCAGCGGACGCGCGAGCACGTGGGGCTGGTGGGCGTTTCGCTGGCCGTGGCCGTAGTGCTGGGCATTCCGCTGGGTATTGTCGCGGCCCGCGTGCGGTGGGTAGGCCCCGGCGTGCTGTTGCTCGTGGGCGTCACCTACACGATTCCCTCCCTGGCGCTGCTGGCCCTCATGGTGCCGCTCATCGGATTGGGCTACGCGCCGGCGGTGCTGGCGCTTACGCTCTATAGCCTGCTGCCCATCGTGTGGAATACCTTCACCGGACTGCGCGGCATCGAACCGTCGCTGCAGGAATCGGCGGCGGTGCTCGGACTCTCTCCCACGGCTAAGCTCCTGCGCGTCGATCTTCCGCTGGCCGCCCGCTCGATAGGGGCGGGCATCAAAATCGCGGCCGTCATCAACATCGGAACGGCCACGCTCGGTGCCCTCATTGGCGCCGGCGGCTATGGGCAGCCAATCCTCACCGGCATTCGCCGCGCCGACGTAGGTCTCATCTTGGAAGGCACCGTGCCGGCGGCCGTGCTCACCGTTGCGGTGCTTGCCGTGTTGGAAGGGGTGCAGCGCGGCCTTCTGCCCCGCAGCCTGCGCACATCCGAGTGA